Genomic DNA from Hordeum vulgare subsp. vulgare chromosome 2H, MorexV3_pseudomolecules_assembly, whole genome shotgun sequence:
GCCAAGGAAAGACATGCAAAGTATATGTGCATCAGTTATTCTATTGTGCAAAGTAGGGACAATATATTTAGTTTTCACCACATAGCTATAAACATGAAAGGTAATTATTTGGCCCTATTCCTTTTGGCCACCATGTGCGCATTTCTCCTTTGCTATCCTCATCATACAGAAAATCCCTCGTGTGTACAGTGAGCATAATTTGTAATAGCACCACAATAAGCAGTCGGTCACATCTTTGTCTCGATACTTTCCCTTCCATCAATCACCCCTtatgccttgtttggtactagtgtattttaaGAAATTAGTGGAGATTATTCCGGTCAAACTCCTAAATCCCCACATATCCCACaacaccatttggttctagtgtctttgacatgtttcatccccacatttTTTCACAAATCCTCAAATTCTAatgcatttttctcaatacccaatacactacccctacctagtggATTGGGGATAAAcggggatttgaagggattggaTGAAGGTTGGGGTTTCGTCCAATCCCTGTggggattatccccaccaatctccTCAAAAACTCTAGTAGCAAACAAGGCCTTACATGTAACTTTGTACATTTCGCCCACCATTTATAAAATTAAAAATGACATTGTACATATAGGCCTTTCATACTGTGTCGCTAAAAACATACAATATATCCCAAATGGGAACATCTGACTTGCAACAGAGCGATGGTCGGCTCTGTTTCTAACTCCATTGCGCCTCAAGCAAGGCCTTCACATCTACCTTCATTATAGCAACAATATGACAACTTCAAGATATATCAAGACGCCAAAAGGAAAGTATACATTTTGGTTGGATTTATACACGTTGAGGGCTTTGCTATAGAAACCAAATCAACAACCATAAACTTTCGGATGCATTCCTTAAATCCTACTaactgatttttttttggatGACAGGGCACATATTACACCAAAAACTATATACAGCCTTCAATACTTCATGAATTCCACTCATGCATGGCACATTAAAAAAAGTGATGTATCTAAGAAAGCATAAACTTGTTGGTTCCTACTACTTGTGGAATGAATATGGCAAGGACGTCAGTGTCATATGACAACCACCTATACTCTAACAACCCTGACCGTCTATCCAATATTCCCCACCCCTGTCCCCCAATCTACATTTACGAAGCAGTTAACGAAGCTTGCAGATCGCGAAAATTATAGTGGATGCCGGTGGTAGAGCTATTGTCACTTGAGCCGAAGAGGAAGGCCTCGCCGCTTCTGATGCAGTCGTCGTGACGATCATCGTAATCCCCACAACGTAAGTGCACACCACTACAATCTTAGTCCCACCCCCGCATTCGAAGTACCCGCCGCCGATGATGGCTCAATACATGATGAGCGCGACGGGGTGCAGAAAGCGGGTGGTGCCTTGATCAGCTTTTTCCAACTCCCTGGGTTTGAGGCTCCCTTGCATCATCTCAACGACGGCTATCCTTTGGAGGTGAGCACTCTTGTAGGTGGGGAACCATTTGAGGAGCACGGTAATGAAGCAGCGTCGACCATCGATGGAAACAAAGGGCGTGAGAGAATGGGGTTTGGAGTGGTGATGAGAGTGGGGTTGTGAATTAAGGCTGAAGTGTCCCATCCCCCATGCTCCCAACACCTACAGACGCGTGCCATCCTGCGCCCGCTGGAGCATGGCTCATAGGAAACGGGCGATACGACCGTTCCTCCTTAAGACCCGTGCAGACCAAGTTTTTGATGCAACCAATGAAACCAAGCACGTGCATGTTGTGTCCGCATGGCCTGTATGGAGAAGTTGGGACCATAGGCACGAGGAGCTGAGACATGCGTCATGGGTGTTGCAACGGGCCACACGATGGAGGTGAGGATATTGCAACTGACATGGGTTCGTGTTGCGATCGGTGTCGCCGGGAGCTACAATAAGTTCATAGATATGCTGCGACAAGGCGCGAGCGTGACGATAATGTTGCGACCGACATGGGCCAATGTTGCCACCAGCAATGTTGGGAGCTACGACAGGTCTACGATGGTGATGTGACGAGAATAGGGGTGTGTTGACTATGTTGCAACTGGCTCGGGCTGGCGCTGCAACCGGGGCAACGACGCATGGTGGTACAACGAGCAGGCATGGCTGGAGCAGCAACGAACGTAACAGTGTTGCTAGGTCCAGTTGCTGTGGTGATCCGAGGTCGGTGCCGCGAATGTTGATGTCCAATATTGCGAGCAGTCCTCACAGGCAAGTATCGGACGGCTGGACGCAAGTACATCCGACGGCTGCCGAGGTTACTGATTGGCTGCCCAGATCGGGCGACCGACGCGATGTAACAAGGCACTCTGTCACGACATTCATATTGTACCCGGAATTCTCGGAACCTGGCGTGTCGAGGCCCATCAGCACCGAAGGCGGACACGTACTTCTTAGTGTGAAGTTGCCGGCGACGTTCCCCGAAGCCTCCCTCCTGCGCGCCATGCAAAACCTGCTTCTCCCGaacgcggccgccgcgccctggtGCGCGCGGCCATCCCGCCTCTCCGTTCGCGCCTCGGTAGTGTCGTCGTCGGCGCCTCGGCGGGAGACCGACCCGAGGAAGCGGGTGGTGATCACGGGGATGGGCCTGGTGTCGGTGTTCGGGAACGACGTGGATACCTACTACGACCGGCTCCTCGCCGGGGAGAGTGGCGTCGGCGCCATCGACCGCTTCGACGCCTCCGGGTTCCCCACGCGCTTCGCCGCCCAGATCCGCGGCTTCTCCTGCGAGGGCTACGTCGACGGCAAGCTCGACCGCCGCCTCGACGACTGCCACCGCTACGCCCTCGTCGCCACCAAGAAGGCCCTCGAGGGCGCAAGCCTCGCCCCCGGCACCAGCGCCATGGAGAAGGTCGACAAAGAACGGGCCGGCGTGGTCGTCGGCTCCGGCATGGGCTGCATCGCGGCGCTCTCCGACGGCATCGCCAACCTCGTGACCAAGGGGTGCGGGAAGATATCTCCCATGTGCATCCCGCACGCCATAACCAACATCAGCTCCGCCTTGGTCGCCATGGACGCCGCCGACGGCTTCCGAGGCCCGAACTACTCGATCGCCACCGCATGTGCCACCTCCAACCACTGTTTCATCAGCGCCGCCGACCAGATCCGGCTGGGCCGAGCCGACGTCATGATCGCCGGCGGCACCGAAGCTGGCATCATCCCGATCTCCCTCGGCGCGTTCTTCGCATGCAGGGCGCTGTCGCAGAGGAACGACGACCCCGGCACGGCGTCCAGGCCGTGGGACAAGGACCGGGACGGCTTTGTCCTTGGTGAAGGAGCCGGAGTACTGGTATGTTTGATAGGAATATCTTACCAAAAATGCTATCTTTTCGTAAGAGTCCTACAAAACCTGTACATACGTACTGTACTAGGATGCACGTTCACTTCACTCACGCGGTCACGCCCAACCCCGCTAGAAGACATGTTAGCCTTGCAAAGTTTGAACATGCATTTTATCCGGAGGACCGTTTTGGCTTTGTGGAGCATATGCCCCGGAGTAGTAAGCAACTTTCAAAAATACTGATTTTTCTTTTGAAGGCTTTCATGTTAGTCTAACTAGCGTGCCAGATAATTTTCATGCAAAATGTGGTAGCAGTGCGCGGTGAAAGAAAACGAAGTTAAAAGTAACATTATGCGtttgatttttgtttttgtttttgattttgCACAGCTCAAATGCTTAAGCTATTTGGCTAAGAAACTGCAGGTAGCATTTGTGGCTGACAATGAACACATcaattcctttttcagtttttttaacaTATGCAAAAGTTATTTTATTTGGCTGGCAGGAGCATATACTCCCAAGGGTCGAATTTGACTTCTACATTGTATCAATCTATATAAGCACTTGAATTAGATAAGAGAAAAGGTCCAGTTTGAACTATCAACTATATATTGTGTTACGTCCGGCTTCAACACTAAATTATGTAACGGTGTGAAAATTAAATCTTGAATTTCTTAACAGTTTAAAACGAAACATAGACTAGTTTGCGAGATCCATGAAAACTCTAAAACATATGACTACTATTGTCATATGCACAAATGAGAAGCGAGATTCATTTCTCTTTTGCGTTTCTTTATATCAAACAGGAACGGTATATATGGGTTGATGATTCATGCCTAATAGTCAAACTCGAAGATTGTTTTTAGAACACCAGAATGCGAAATCAACACCAAAGCTCCACCCGGCTATTTTGTAGGACGACTTTTTATATTAGAAGTTTTGAAAAATAAACTACAAATGTGACCATTTATGTTCCATAGAGAAAAAAGACACCCAATCTACCCATCTCTCTTTATTTTTGATGACAT
This window encodes:
- the LOC123429551 gene encoding 3-oxoacyl-[acyl-carrier-protein] synthase I, chloroplastic-like — its product is MQNLLLPNAAAAPWCARPSRLSVRASVVSSSAPRRETDPRKRVVITGMGLVSVFGNDVDTYYDRLLAGESGVGAIDRFDASGFPTRFAAQIRGFSCEGYVDGKLDRRLDDCHRYALVATKKALEGASLAPGTSAMEKVDKERAGVVVGSGMGCIAALSDGIANLVTKGCGKISPMCIPHAITNISSALVAMDAADGFRGPNYSIATACATSNHCFISAADQIRLGRADVMIAGGTEAGIIPISLGAFFACRALSQRNDDPGTASRPWDKDRDGFVLGEGAGVLVMESLEHAMRRGAPILAEYLGGAINSDAHHMTDPRPDARGVSSCIARSLENAGVAPEEVNYINAHATSTLGGDLAEVKALKQVFKDPSQIKINATKSMIGHSLGAAGGLEAIATIKAITTGWVHPTINQFNPEQSVDQFDTVCNIKQKHEVNVGISNSFGFGGHNSVVVFAPFKP